The [Actinobacillus] rossii genome contains a region encoding:
- a CDS encoding fermentation/respiration switch protein, whose amino-acid sequence MITRNSFWAAIFLFLSLIGAYLAHQIDRDFGRIDVSTISFITEENQPMVAKLYRPLSATKETPKPGLLALHGYQSDKEATSTFGALELAKRGFVVLAIDHFGHGYSTKLPAANKNMSGANNGYQYLKSLAFVDKERLGIFGHSTGALNAIRVAKLNPDHKAINGQSSNGGDVELHNYLLTQGLYEEIGGYREKSFPVKGLVRNETRLKAFGLNPTDELKWDHTYGNTTDGSLRRAALVEGTHLGVMIAEHTNKEAILWFNQTLQNGVKDNDWIEPDKQTYWYKELADPIPNSV is encoded by the coding sequence ATGATAACAAGAAATAGTTTTTGGGCTGCAATTTTTCTATTTCTGAGTTTAATTGGAGCATATTTAGCACATCAAATTGATCGTGATTTTGGGCGTATTGATGTTTCAACTATCAGTTTTATTACTGAAGAAAATCAACCAATGGTTGCCAAATTGTATCGCCCATTATCAGCGACAAAAGAAACACCTAAGCCTGGGTTATTGGCTTTGCATGGTTATCAAAGTGATAAGGAGGCAACAAGTACTTTTGGTGCGCTAGAGTTGGCAAAACGTGGTTTTGTAGTCCTTGCGATTGATCATTTTGGGCATGGATATTCCACTAAATTGCCAGCCGCTAATAAAAATATGAGTGGTGCAAACAATGGCTATCAATATTTAAAATCACTGGCGTTTGTTGATAAAGAACGTTTGGGCATTTTTGGGCATTCCACAGGTGCATTAAATGCCATTCGCGTTGCAAAACTTAATCCTGATCACAAAGCTATTAATGGTCAAAGTAGCAATGGCGGCGATGTGGAATTACATAATTATTTACTTACTCAAGGGCTTTATGAAGAAATTGGCGGCTATCGTGAAAAAAGCTTTCCTGTAAAAGGATTAGTTAGAAATGAAACTCGTTTGAAAGCCTTTGGTTTAAATCCAACTGACGAATTAAAATGGGATCACACTTATGGTAATACCACTGATGGTTCCTTACGCCGAGCTGCCTTAGTAGAAGGAACTCATTTAGGTGTGATGATTGCGGAACATACCAACAAAGAAGCAATTTTATGGTTCAATCAAACGCTACAAAATGGCGTAAAAGATAATGATTGGATTGAACCAGATAAACAAACTTATTGGTATAAAGAATTGGCAGACCCTATCCCAAATTCTGTGTAA
- the narX gene encoding nitrate/nitrite sensor protein NarQ, producing the protein MNVKQSVSTQIAHYLVAVIIFAGIITTFALGIIASTRSDAEQINISGSLRFQTYRMWYGLKQEPAQIEQYLREYRRSLHAPALVQIDEQFMAPQNLKRAYHDLISSWREMEQLALHGDEVVYRQNLPQYVGQVDKFVHSLQEFAEYKVAITTAVILLSMLLIIGMVGYVIWYTRKKVVAPLRQLTRASVQVQMRQFKHIPLDTKRNDELGNLAKAFTQMSDELYKLYAHLEERINEKTQKLTQTNRTLSMLYHCSQTLTASGIDRERLLLVMQNVMAIEHLKAFKLELFGAEDWNIELGDSMKNLNWQQVALGNEKNQLGILSWQAGLPCPDPRTMENIAQLFSRSLYFNQSQRQQQQLLLMEERSIIARELHDSLAQVLSYLQIQLTLLKHNLNKDGEDTKPKSLAIIKDFEQALSAGYIQLRELLATFRLTIQEANLKLALEQVIDGLRAQTEIQLCVDCTLPSQTFNAQQLVHVLQIVREAALNAIKHSKASRIEIVARLNEEGEREISVRDDGIGIPSLDEPDGHYGLRIMEERSQQLNAKLTIRNRPTGGTEVCILL; encoded by the coding sequence GTGAACGTCAAACAATCTGTTTCTACTCAAATTGCTCATTATTTAGTTGCTGTCATTATTTTTGCTGGGATTATCACGACCTTTGCGTTAGGCATTATTGCTAGCACTCGTTCCGATGCGGAGCAAATCAACATATCTGGCTCCTTACGTTTCCAGACTTATCGAATGTGGTATGGATTGAAACAAGAACCTGCTCAAATTGAACAGTATTTACGTGAATATCGTCGCAGTTTGCATGCGCCCGCGTTAGTGCAAATTGATGAACAATTTATGGCGCCACAGAATTTAAAACGTGCTTATCATGATTTGATTAGTTCTTGGCGAGAAATGGAACAACTGGCTTTGCATGGCGACGAAGTCGTTTATCGTCAGAATTTGCCACAATATGTGGGACAAGTAGATAAATTTGTTCATTCCTTGCAAGAATTTGCTGAGTATAAAGTGGCTATCACGACAGCTGTGATTTTACTCTCCATGCTGCTGATTATTGGTATGGTAGGTTATGTTATTTGGTACACCCGTAAGAAAGTGGTTGCGCCGTTGCGACAACTGACGCGCGCTAGTGTGCAAGTACAAATGCGTCAATTTAAGCATATTCCATTAGACACAAAACGTAATGATGAATTGGGTAATCTGGCTAAAGCGTTTACTCAAATGTCTGATGAATTGTATAAATTGTATGCTCATCTTGAAGAACGTATTAACGAAAAAACGCAAAAACTTACGCAAACTAACCGCACTTTGTCAATGTTATATCATTGCTCGCAAACGCTGACGGCGTCTGGTATTGATCGTGAACGTTTGTTGTTAGTGATGCAAAATGTGATGGCAATTGAGCATTTGAAGGCATTTAAATTAGAATTATTTGGTGCGGAAGACTGGAATATTGAGCTGGGTGATAGCATGAAAAACCTTAATTGGCAACAAGTCGCACTTGGTAATGAAAAGAATCAGTTAGGCATACTAAGCTGGCAGGCAGGTTTGCCTTGTCCTGACCCACGCACAATGGAAAATATTGCGCAGTTGTTTAGTCGTTCGCTTTATTTTAATCAAAGCCAACGCCAGCAACAGCAGTTGTTATTAATGGAAGAACGCTCAATTATTGCGCGTGAATTGCATGATTCGTTGGCACAAGTGTTATCTTATTTGCAAATTCAACTTACGTTGTTAAAACATAATCTGAATAAAGATGGTGAAGATACTAAGCCAAAGAGTTTAGCTATTATTAAAGATTTTGAACAGGCATTAAGTGCAGGATATATTCAATTACGTGAATTATTAGCTACTTTCCGCTTGACGATACAAGAAGCCAATTTAAAATTAGCGCTTGAACAAGTTATTGATGGTTTGCGTGCACAAACGGAAATTCAGCTTTGTGTCGATTGTACGTTGCCATCACAAACATTTAATGCGCAGCAGTTAGTGCATGTCTTGCAAATTGTTCGGGAAGCCGCACTCAACGCGATCAAGCATTCTAAAGCATCACGGATTGAGATTGTGGCACGTCTCAATGAAGAAGGCGAACGAGAGATTTCAGTGCGTGATGACGGCATCGGCATCCCAAGTTTAGATGAACCTGATGGACATTATGGTTTGCGCATTATGGAAGAACGTAGCCAGCAATTGAATGCTAAGTTAACTATTAGAAATCGCCCAACTGGCGGAACAGAAGTTTGTATTTTGTTATAA
- the gltS gene encoding sodium/glutamate symporter — protein MTFDTYETVALACLVLLLGYFLVKRIRVLSDFNIPEPVVGGFIVAILLTVVHQVWGLSFTFDKSIQTTMMLAFFSSIGLSANFARLIKGGKPLIVFLVVAAALICVQNTVGVLGSMAMGLDPAYGLIAGSVTLTGGHGTGAAWADDLTRQFGISGAMELAMACATFGLVFGGIIGGPVASFLLKRMHKDEIPEDEEVNDVEEAFEKPVYRRKVNTRTIIETITMMSICLFVGQQLDIVTKGTALQLPTFVWCLFTGVIIRNSLAHIFKFKVADDAIDVLGTVGLSIFLAIALMSLKLWELAGLALPIFVVLAVQVVVMILFAIFVTYRFMGKDYDAVVLSAGHCGFGLGATPTAVANMQAVTSHFGPSHKAFLIVPMVGAFFIDLLNATILKGFLAIVQTLH, from the coding sequence ATGACATTTGATACTTATGAAACAGTGGCACTTGCCTGTTTGGTTTTATTACTTGGTTATTTTCTCGTTAAACGTATCCGAGTTTTAAGTGATTTTAATATTCCTGAGCCTGTTGTTGGTGGCTTTATTGTGGCGATTCTCTTAACGGTTGTACACCAAGTATGGGGATTAAGCTTTACATTTGACAAAAGTATCCAGACGACAATGATGCTGGCATTCTTTAGTTCTATCGGGCTAAGTGCAAACTTCGCACGTTTAATTAAAGGTGGCAAGCCATTGATTGTTTTTCTTGTGGTGGCAGCCGCGTTAATTTGTGTACAAAACACAGTGGGTGTCTTGGGTTCTATGGCAATGGGATTAGATCCCGCTTATGGTTTAATTGCTGGTTCAGTCACTTTAACGGGTGGACATGGTACAGGGGCAGCATGGGCAGATGACTTAACACGCCAATTCGGTATTTCTGGTGCAATGGAGCTTGCAATGGCTTGCGCCACTTTTGGTTTAGTCTTTGGTGGTATTATCGGTGGTCCAGTAGCCAGTTTCCTATTGAAACGTATGCATAAAGATGAAATTCCGGAAGACGAAGAAGTTAATGATGTAGAAGAAGCGTTTGAAAAGCCAGTTTATCGCCGTAAAGTGAATACGCGTACTATCATCGAAACCATTACGATGATGTCAATTTGTTTATTTGTGGGTCAGCAATTAGACATAGTAACTAAAGGTACGGCATTGCAGTTACCCACTTTTGTGTGGTGTTTATTTACTGGCGTGATCATTCGTAACAGTTTAGCGCATATCTTCAAATTTAAAGTGGCAGATGATGCTATTGATGTATTAGGTACGGTTGGGTTGTCAATTTTCCTTGCTATTGCTTTGATGTCGCTAAAATTATGGGAATTAGCCGGGTTAGCATTGCCAATCTTTGTAGTGTTGGCAGTTCAAGTTGTAGTAATGATTTTATTTGCTATTTTCGTTACTTATCGCTTTATGGGAAAAGACTATGATGCGGTAGTATTAAGTGCCGGTCACTGTGGTTTCGGCTTAGGCGCAACCCCTACAGCGGTTGCTAATATGCAAGCGGTTACATCACATTTTGGTCCTTCACATAAAGCATTTTTAATTGTACCCATGGTGGGCGCATTTTTCATTGACTTGTTAAATGCTACGATTTTGAAAGGTTTCTTAGCGATTGTTCAAACCCTCCATTAA
- a CDS encoding glutaredoxin family protein: MSNMEGKKVPQVTFHTRQGDAWVDVTSAELFDNKTVVLFSLPGAFTPTCSSTHLPRYNELACEFKALGVDDIICMSVNDTFVMNAWKADQESENITVIPDGNGEFTEGMGMLVGKEDLGFGKRSWRYSMLVKNGIVEKMFIEPNEPGDPFKVSDADTMIKYLKPDWQAKPSVSIITKPGCPYCAKAKALLKAKGYAFEEIVLGRDASTISVRAITGKTSVPQVFIGGQYIGGSEDLEKYFA, translated from the coding sequence ATGTCAAATATGGAAGGAAAAAAAGTTCCACAAGTTACATTCCACACTCGCCAAGGCGACGCTTGGGTTGACGTAACATCCGCTGAATTATTCGATAACAAAACGGTTGTTTTATTCTCATTACCTGGTGCGTTTACACCAACTTGCTCATCAACGCATTTACCACGTTACAACGAATTGGCTTGCGAATTCAAAGCATTAGGTGTTGACGACATTATTTGTATGTCAGTAAACGATACATTCGTTATGAATGCTTGGAAAGCGGATCAAGAATCTGAAAACATTACCGTGATTCCAGACGGTAACGGCGAATTTACTGAAGGCATGGGGATGTTGGTAGGTAAAGAAGACTTAGGTTTCGGTAAACGCTCATGGCGTTATTCAATGCTCGTGAAAAACGGCATTGTAGAAAAAATGTTTATCGAACCAAATGAACCAGGCGACCCATTCAAAGTATCTGACGCTGACACGATGATCAAATACTTAAAACCAGATTGGCAAGCAAAACCATCTGTATCAATTATCACAAAACCGGGTTGCCCATATTGTGCAAAAGCCAAAGCGCTCTTAAAAGCAAAAGGCTATGCTTTTGAAGAAATCGTATTAGGTCGCGATGCGTCAACGATTTCTGTACGTGCAATTACAGGCAAAACTTCTGTGCCACAAGTCTTCATCGGTGGTCAATACATCGGTGGCAGTGAAGATTTAGAAAAATATTTTGCGTAA
- the fabR gene encoding DNA-binding transcriptional repressor FabR, protein MAGVRAIQKEKTRRALVDAAFNQLNAEKSFSSLSLREVAREAGIAPTSFYRHFKDMDELGLVMVDEAGLTLRQLMRQARKRIENGGSVIVISVETFFEFINNSPNVFRLLLRESSGTSAAFRTASAREIKHFADELAEYLAYKHHYSQYIAYVQAEGMVTLVFTAGANALDMNPREREQLKERLIMQLRMLAKGAVHAPTDKA, encoded by the coding sequence ATGGCTGGCGTTCGGGCGATTCAAAAAGAGAAAACACGTCGAGCCTTAGTGGATGCCGCATTTAATCAGCTTAATGCGGAAAAAAGTTTCTCTAGTTTAAGTTTAAGAGAGGTGGCACGTGAAGCAGGGATTGCGCCAACTTCTTTCTACCGTCATTTTAAAGATATGGATGAATTGGGCTTGGTCATGGTCGATGAGGCGGGTTTAACTTTGCGTCAATTGATGAGACAAGCGCGTAAACGTATTGAAAATGGCGGTAGTGTGATTGTGATTTCGGTGGAAACTTTCTTTGAGTTTATTAACAATAGCCCGAACGTATTTCGTCTATTGCTACGTGAAAGTTCTGGCACATCAGCCGCTTTTCGTACTGCATCAGCGCGAGAAATTAAGCACTTTGCAGACGAATTAGCCGAATATCTTGCTTATAAACATCATTACAGCCAATACATTGCTTATGTTCAAGCCGAAGGTATGGTCACGCTCGTCTTTACAGCAGGTGCAAATGCACTTGATATGAATCCACGTGAACGTGAGCAATTGAAAGAACGTCTTATTATGCAATTACGTATGCTCGCCAAAGGAGCTGTGCACGCTCCAACAGATAAAGCTTAG
- a CDS encoding putative endoribonuclease L-PSP, with the protein MTKIIHTEKAPAAIGPYVQAVDLGNMVFTSGQIPVNPATGEVPADITAQARQSLENVKAIIEQAGLTVGNIVKTIVFVKDLNDFATVNAEYERFFKENNHPNFPTRSCVEVARLPKDVGLEIEAIAVRE; encoded by the coding sequence ATGACAAAAATTATTCATACAGAAAAAGCGCCAGCAGCGATTGGACCTTATGTTCAGGCTGTAGATTTGGGTAATATGGTGTTTACATCAGGTCAAATTCCTGTCAATCCTGCAACAGGCGAAGTTCCAGCCGATATTACAGCACAAGCTCGCCAATCTTTAGAAAATGTGAAAGCCATTATTGAGCAGGCGGGTTTAACTGTCGGAAATATCGTGAAAACGATAGTATTTGTCAAAGACTTAAATGATTTTGCGACAGTTAATGCAGAATATGAACGTTTCTTTAAAGAAAATAATCATCCGAATTTTCCTACACGTTCTTGTGTTGAAGTGGCTCGTTTGCCAAAAGATGTGGGTTTAGAGATTGAAGCGATTGCTGTGCGCGAATAA
- the tnaB_2 gene encoding ttryptophan-specific transport protein, with protein sequence MQKQPSVFGGACIIASVCVGAGMLGLPTSGAGAWTLWSVLTICFTMGPMTVSGWMLLESYKHFDIRASFSTVTNAILGSQINLLNNLAVYFVGGILLYAYITASGGILSISHNLCKYLFLR encoded by the coding sequence ATGCAAAAACAACCTTCTGTTTTTGGCGGCGCTTGCATTATTGCCAGTGTGTGTGTTGGGGCCGGAATGCTAGGACTTCCAACTTCAGGCGCTGGAGCATGGACTCTGTGGTCGGTACTTACTATCTGCTTTACCATGGGGCCTATGACAGTCTCAGGATGGATGTTATTAGAATCCTACAAACATTTCGATATTCGAGCATCATTTAGTACAGTGACAAATGCTATTTTAGGTAGCCAAATTAATCTGTTGAATAACCTTGCTGTATATTTTGTAGGTGGTATTCTGCTTTATGCTTATATTACAGCATCAGGGGGAATTCTGAGCATCTCCCACAATTTGTGTAAATACCTATTTCTGAGATAA
- the oxyR gene encoding DNA-binding transcriptional regulator OxyR → MNIRDLEYLVALAEYKHFRRAADACNVSQPTLSGQIRKLEDELGIILLERTSRKVLFTQSGLLLVEQAKQVLHEVKLLKEMASNQGKDMTGPLHIGVIPTIGPYLLPYIMPALKSAFPDLELFLYEAQTSQLLNKLETGHLDCAILASVPATESFIEVPLFNEKMMLAVAENHELSKEKSVPIADLKGREVLMLDDGHCLRDQALGYCFTAGASENPHFKATSLEMLRNMIAANMGVTLMPELAVLNEGSRQGVKYIPCTEPEPRRTIALIYRPGSPLRARYERIANAVKDAVKLILGEK, encoded by the coding sequence ATGAATATTCGTGATTTAGAATATCTTGTGGCACTCGCCGAATATAAACATTTTCGCCGTGCTGCAGATGCTTGTAATGTAAGCCAACCAACTTTAAGTGGGCAAATTCGTAAACTTGAAGACGAGCTTGGGATTATTTTACTTGAGCGTACGAGTCGCAAAGTTTTATTTACACAGTCGGGATTGTTGTTAGTTGAACAAGCCAAACAAGTACTGCACGAAGTGAAATTGCTGAAAGAAATGGCAAGTAACCAAGGGAAAGATATGACAGGTCCGTTGCACATTGGTGTGATTCCAACTATCGGTCCTTATTTGTTACCTTATATTATGCCAGCCTTGAAATCCGCTTTTCCTGATTTGGAATTGTTTTTATACGAAGCGCAAACATCACAGTTGCTGAATAAATTAGAAACAGGGCATTTAGATTGTGCGATTTTAGCCAGCGTACCCGCAACGGAAAGTTTTATTGAAGTGCCGTTATTTAATGAAAAAATGATGCTTGCGGTAGCGGAAAATCACGAGCTTTCAAAGGAAAAATCGGTGCCGATTGCGGATCTTAAAGGACGTGAAGTATTAATGTTAGATGATGGGCATTGTTTACGTGATCAAGCGCTTGGTTATTGTTTTACTGCGGGGGCGAGTGAGAATCCACATTTTAAAGCGACTAGTCTTGAAATGCTACGGAATATGATTGCAGCGAATATGGGGGTAACCTTAATGCCCGAATTAGCTGTGTTAAATGAAGGTTCGCGGCAAGGTGTGAAATATATCCCCTGTACGGAACCTGAGCCACGACGTACGATTGCTTTGATTTATCGTCCGGGTTCGCCGTTACGTGCTCGCTATGAACGTATTGCAAATGCAGTGAAAGATGCGGTTAAACTGATTCTGGGAGAAAAATAA
- a CDS encoding Transposase and inactivated derivatives, whose translation MNEKQLHALAAEFAKNLKTPEDLNQFSRMLKKITIEAALNGELTDHLGYEKHQPGKGKNARNGYTSKTVICDEGEIEIETPRDRDCTFEPQLIKKNQTRITGMDEQIIALYAKGLSNQEIVEMFKEFYDADVSTSLISRVTDAVKERVMEWQNRPLDAVYPIVYPDCIVVKVRQDGRIINKSVFVALGVNLEGHKELLGLWIAENEGAKFWANVLTELQNRGLKDIFIACVDGLKGFPEAINAVYPKTKIQLCIVHLVRNSLKFVSWKDYKAVTADLKQVYQAQTEAQARENLTALSQKWQAKYPLVAKGWEDNRANIATFFDYPADIRKAIYTTNAVESLNSVIRRVIKKRNVFPTDDSVFKVIWLAIKDASKKWTMPIQNRKPAMNRFMIDFGDHLDDHR comes from the coding sequence ATGAACGAAAAACAACTTCACGCCTTGGCAGCGGAATTTGCCAAAAACCTAAAAACACCGGAAGACCTCAATCAATTTTCACGGATGCTCAAGAAAATCACCATCGAGGCTGCGTTAAATGGTGAACTGACCGACCATCTTGGTTATGAAAAACACCAGCCTGGAAAAGGTAAAAATGCACGTAACGGTTACACATCTAAGACCGTCATTTGTGATGAAGGTGAGATAGAAATTGAGACGCCTCGTGACCGTGACTGCACCTTTGAACCACAACTTATCAAGAAAAACCAAACCCGCATCACAGGAATGGATGAGCAGATTATTGCCTTATATGCCAAGGGTTTAAGTAATCAGGAAATCGTTGAAATGTTCAAAGAATTCTATGATGCGGATGTGTCAACCAGCCTGATTTCTCGCGTTACCGACGCCGTGAAAGAACGCGTAATGGAATGGCAAAATCGCCCGCTTGATGCGGTTTATCCAATTGTTTACCCGGATTGTATCGTAGTGAAAGTACGCCAAGATGGACGAATTATCAACAAATCCGTGTTTGTTGCCTTGGGTGTGAATCTTGAAGGACATAAAGAGTTATTGGGGCTTTGGATTGCTGAAAATGAAGGTGCGAAGTTCTGGGCGAATGTGCTGACAGAGCTTCAAAATCGAGGCTTGAAAGACATTTTTATTGCCTGTGTAGACGGTTTAAAAGGCTTCCCGGAAGCCATCAATGCAGTCTATCCTAAAACGAAGATTCAGCTTTGCATTGTGCATTTAGTGCGTAACAGCTTGAAATTCGTTTCGTGGAAAGATTACAAAGCCGTCACTGCAGATTTAAAGCAGGTTTATCAGGCCCAGACGGAAGCACAAGCTCGCGAAAATCTGACCGCACTTTCGCAAAAATGGCAGGCAAAATACCCGCTTGTGGCGAAAGGCTGGGAAGATAACCGGGCAAATATAGCCACATTTTTTGATTATCCGGCTGATATTCGTAAAGCGATTTATACCACGAATGCCGTGGAATCGCTTAATAGCGTGATTCGTCGCGTGATTAAAAAACGAAATGTATTCCCGACGGATGATTCAGTTTTCAAAGTGATTTGGCTTGCGATTAAAGATGCATCAAAAAAATGGACAATGCCGATTCAGAACCGGAAACCGGCGATGAATCGATTTATGATTGATTTTGGTGATCACCTAGACGATCACCGTTAA
- the tnaA gene encoding Tryptophanase: protein MENFKHLPEPFRIRVIEPVKRTTREYREQAILKAGMNPFLLDSEDIFIDLLTDSGTGAVTQNMQAAMFRGDEAYSGSRSYYALVNAVKDIFGYEYTIPTHQGRGAEQIYIPVLIKKREQEKGLDRSKMVVFSNYFFDTTQGHSQLNGATVRNIYVKEAFDTGINYDFKGNFDLEKLEQGILEVGANNVPYIVCTITCNSAGGQPVSIANMKGMYEIAKKYDIPVVMDSARFAENAYFIQQREPEYKNWTIEQITYESYRYADALAMSAKKDAMVPMGGLLCFKDSSMEDVYNECRTLCVVQEGFPTYGGLEGGAMERLAVGLRDGMRQDWLAYRINQIEYLVNGLEEIGVVCQQPGGHAAFVDAGKLLPHIPAEQFPAQALACELYKVAGIRAVEIGSFLLGRDPKTGKQLPCPAELLRLTVPRATYTQTHMDFIIEAFKHVKENAANIKGLTFTYEPKVLRHFTARLTEV from the coding sequence ATGGAAAATTTTAAACACTTACCTGAACCTTTCCGCATTCGTGTTATTGAGCCTGTGAAAAGAACGACTCGTGAATATCGCGAACAAGCAATTCTTAAGGCAGGAATGAATCCATTTTTATTAGATAGCGAAGATATTTTTATTGATTTACTTACTGACAGTGGAACAGGTGCTGTCACACAAAACATGCAAGCAGCAATGTTCCGAGGTGATGAAGCTTATAGTGGCAGCCGTAGTTATTATGCGCTTGTCAATGCAGTAAAAGATATTTTTGGTTATGAATACACCATTCCGACCCATCAAGGGCGTGGCGCCGAGCAAATTTATATTCCTGTTCTAATTAAAAAACGTGAACAAGAAAAAGGCTTAGATCGTTCCAAAATGGTGGTGTTTTCTAACTATTTTTTTGATACCACGCAAGGTCATAGCCAATTAAATGGTGCAACAGTTCGAAATATCTACGTAAAAGAAGCTTTTGATACAGGGATTAATTATGATTTCAAAGGCAATTTTGATTTAGAAAAATTAGAACAAGGTATTTTAGAGGTTGGTGCCAATAATGTGCCATATATTGTATGTACCATAACCTGTAATTCAGCAGGGGGACAGCCAGTATCTATTGCCAATATGAAGGGAATGTATGAAATTGCGAAAAAATACGATATTCCTGTGGTGATGGATTCAGCCCGGTTTGCGGAAAATGCTTATTTTATTCAGCAGCGTGAACCTGAATATAAAAACTGGACGATTGAACAAATTACCTACGAAAGTTACCGTTATGCTGATGCCTTGGCAATGTCAGCGAAAAAAGACGCAATGGTACCGATGGGGGGCTTACTTTGTTTCAAAGACAGTTCAATGGAAGATGTATACAATGAATGTCGGACACTTTGTGTTGTACAAGAAGGCTTTCCAACTTACGGTGGTTTGGAAGGTGGGGCAATGGAGCGTTTAGCTGTGGGCTTGCGTGATGGAATGCGTCAAGATTGGCTTGCTTATCGTATTAATCAAATTGAATATTTAGTGAATGGTTTAGAAGAAATTGGTGTGGTATGCCAACAACCTGGTGGTCACGCAGCTTTTGTTGATGCAGGAAAATTATTGCCTCATATTCCAGCAGAACAATTTCCAGCACAAGCACTTGCTTGTGAACTATATAAAGTCGCTGGTATTCGTGCGGTAGAAATTGGTTCTTTCCTATTGGGGCGCGATCCAAAAACAGGTAAACAGTTACCATGTCCTGCAGAATTACTACGTTTGACTGTGCCAAGAGCTACTTATACGCAAACCCACATGGATTTTATTATCGAGGCTTTCAAACACGTAAAAGAAAATGCAGCCAATATTAAGGGCTTAACCTTTACCTATGAGCCTAAGGTGTTACGCCACTTTACGGCACGTTTAACAGAAGTTTAA
- the ywnH gene encoding N-acetyltransferase GCN5, protein MKIRTATEQDFSQIIAIYNQAIFCRRVTADLDPVTEKGRTPWFKAHLNSTTHPIWVLESAVEKGRILGWCSFSPFYERAAFAQTVEISVYLDNSVKGKGYGSKAVQFLQAQMQACGVNTLMAYVIEENVVSRRMFEKQGFELWGRYPNIANMGDSLQTFLMYGYQKFD, encoded by the coding sequence ATGAAAATTAGAACAGCAACGGAGCAAGATTTTTCACAAATTATCGCGATTTATAATCAAGCGATTTTTTGTCGTCGAGTGACGGCCGACTTAGACCCTGTGACTGAAAAAGGCCGTACCCCATGGTTTAAGGCACATCTTAACAGCACAACACATCCGATTTGGGTGTTAGAAAGTGCGGTTGAAAAGGGGCGAATTTTAGGATGGTGTAGTTTTTCGCCGTTCTATGAAAGAGCTGCATTTGCACAAACAGTGGAAATTAGCGTTTATCTTGATAACAGCGTGAAAGGTAAAGGATACGGTTCAAAAGCAGTACAATTTTTGCAAGCACAAATGCAGGCTTGTGGTGTTAATACGTTGATGGCGTACGTAATTGAAGAAAATGTCGTTAGCCGAAGAATGTTTGAAAAGCAAGGTTTTGAACTGTGGGGGCGTTATCCTAATATCGCGAATATGGGAGATAGTTTGCAAACTTTCTTAATGTATGGTTATCAGAAATTTGACTGA